One genomic region from Corvus hawaiiensis isolate bCorHaw1 chromosome 28, bCorHaw1.pri.cur, whole genome shotgun sequence encodes:
- the LOC125317674 gene encoding LOW QUALITY PROTEIN: single-stranded DNA-binding protein 3-like (The sequence of the model RefSeq protein was modified relative to this genomic sequence to represent the inferred CDS: deleted 1 base in 1 codon) — protein sequence MYAKGKGSGVPSDGQAREKLALYVYEYLLHVGAQKSAQTFLSEIRWEKNITLGEPPGFLHSWWCVFWDLYCAAPDRRETCEHSSEAKAFHDYVSASGWGGPCPLPPPPTAHTAGRTPPPGFPHAASPGSNPPPPIPQTPPPLTLLSPSPPFLQSSPSNLGALSNPPGTPRDDAELSSNFLNPFQSDSYSPSMTMSV from the exons ATGTACGCCAAGGGCAAGGGCTCCGGCGTGCCCTCGGACGGCCAGGCCCGCGAGAA GCTGGCGCTCTACGTCTACGAGTACCTGCTGCACGTGGGGGCCCAGAAATCCGCC CAGACCTTCCTGTCGGAG ATCCGATGGGAGAAGAACATCACGCTGGGGGAGCCCCCCGGCTTCCTGCACTCCTGGTGGTG CGTCTTCTGGGATCTGTACTGCGCCGCCCCGGACCGCCGGGAGACCTGCGAGCATTCCAGCGAGGCCAAAGCCTTCCATGACTACGTGAGTGCCTCGGGATGGGGGGGTCCgtgccccctgccccccccccccaccgccCACACCGCCGGCAGGACCCCCCCGCCGGGGTTCCCGCACGCTGCCAGCCCCGGATCT aacccccccccccccataccccaaaccccccccccgcTAACccttctctccccctccccacctttcCTTCAGAGCTCCCCCAGTAACTtgggggccctgagcaacccccccgggacccctcGGGACGACGCCGAGCTGAGCAGCAATTTCCTAAATCCCTTCCAAAGCGACAGC TACTCGCCCAGCATGACAATGAGCGTGTGA
- the GDF15 gene encoding growth/differentiation factor 15 isoform X2: MLRRAMPNALRGVGAALTCLRLLLLLSAVDSRPHTWDQDRFQLEAVKKEILERLGMPAPPVIRRQLDQESIQRAQRLYQQQVAEMARNRSREEEEEAASRTRRLHRLTPTLLRWPDIPEGHQDSHGHRDPRGPYRYHLLLSRTEDFHRQLRVVQAELKLFRQSLSLPGSSVPPRVTIYTLLGAGGTPQLLRSQELDRDSRSLDLTGAIQPWVAGPEATLRLQLDFTANISAALATSVGETLVLEVETQENPGRVARRARGLEEECGKSDGKCCLKSLKVSFQDIGWSDWVIAPNSYYMRFCEGSCPHNYKPASMHAQIKSRVHSLSKAAPPPCCVPAGYDPMVLMHYNSEGRLVSSLFEDMLVTRCHCA; the protein is encoded by the exons ATGCTGAGGAGAGCGATGCCGAACGCGCTGCGGGGCGTCGGGGCCGCACTCACCTGCCTccggctcctgctgctcctctccgcCGTGGATTCCCGGCCCCACACGTGGGACCAGGACAGGTTCCAGCTGGAAGCCGTCAAAAAGGAGATCCTGGAGCGGCTGGGAATGCCGGCTCCCCCCGTCATCCGGCGCCAGCTGGACCAGGAGAGCATCCAGAGAGCGCAGCGGCTCTACCAGCAGCAAGTGGCGGAGATGGCGCGGAACCGGagccgggaggaggaggaggaagccgCGTCCAGGACCCGGCGGCTGCACCGCCTGACCCCCACCT TGCTGCGCTGGCCGGACATCCCCGAGGGGCACCAGGACTCCCACGGACACCGGGACCCCCGCGGTCCCTACCGCTACCACCTCCTGCTGTCCCGCACCGAGGATTTCCACCGGCAGCTCCGGGTGGTGCAGGCGGAGCTGAAACTCTTCAGGCAGTCgctgtccctgcccggctcctCGGTGCCACCGCGGGTCACCATCTACACCCTGCTGGGGGCAGGCGGGACTCCCCAGCTCCTGCGCAGCCAAGAGCTGGACCGGGATTCCCGGAGCCTGGACCTGACAGGAGCCATCCAGCCCTGGGTGGCCGGGCCCGAGGCCACGCTGCGCCTGCAGCTGGACTTCACCGCCAACATCTCAGCCGCCCTGGCCACCTCCGTCGGGGAAACGCTGGTGCTGGAGGTGGAAACCCAGGAGAACCCGGGCCGGGTGGCCAGGAGAGCccgggggctggaggaggagtgCGGGAAGAGCGATGGGAAGTGCTGCCTGAAGTCGCTGAAGGTCTCCTTCCAGGACATCGGCTGGTCGGACTGGGTCATCGCCCCCAACAGCTACTACATGAGGTTCTGCGAGGGCTCCTGTCCCCACAACTACAAACCGGCCAGCATGCACGCCCAGATCAAATCCCGAGTGCACTCCCTGTCCAAGGCCGCCCCCCCGCCCTGCTGCGTCCCCGCCGGCTACGACCCCATGGTGCTGATGCACTACAACAGCGAGGGCAGGCTGGTGTCCAGCCTCTTCGAGGACATGCTGGTCACCAGGTGCCACTGTGCCTGA
- the LOC125318020 gene encoding uncharacterized protein LOC125318020 — translation MNMMHSGHVGHRVADTEGGHTGRRTATLPGDTDAELLSPPAPGSPHTQGGGVPVLPGGVCDHTWGMCEPPAPACANVQHRRCGCPCVPTRVSPTPRLLLRPRGHRDTQPVPGGCSAFQERTGGSGRGQGVLIWGCFPPAPPRGRLRPDRVTRDSRTRPFLFPTPGSSGRSAGSRCSGGTMGLPAAPLVLLLLLLRPVTPVSTVTPVSTVSPCWALVPDSSEDLNLTNRSRGCAELDLGQFRRQRRLVLRHNGIEALSPGSRLGPGLEELDLAENRLRELPDGFFDNVTALRTLRLEGNPLPAVPPAAFQPTLSSLTVSCRCDVLGTVLAPCARAGIQCVCFTSHRDSFNVTEFHGRECGLSVGLVAGVAVAAAAVAVLVAVGAAAVCYRRRRAGAPVADVGWGKPDPAGNLRQPRYISRDTGAGTADLTDAPDYENVFVSPGTAPAAAQGWAPGWQEQRYSPQVLVDEDYFLESTADPGDQPIYANTPGPTEDVYIIPDQ, via the exons ATGAACATGATGCACTCGGGGCACGTGGGACACCGAGTTGCAGACACGGAGGGGGGGCACACCGGGAGGAGGACAGCCACCCTGCCAGGGGACACAGACGCAGAGTTGttgtcccccccagccccggggtCCCCTCACACTCAGGGGGGGGGGGTTCCTGTGCTGCCGGGGGGGGTCTGTGATCACACCTGGGGGATGTGTGAACCCCCAGCACCCGCGTGTGCAAACGTGCAGCACCGCAGGTGCGGCTGTCCCTGCGTGCCCACGCGTGTGTCCCCCACCCCTCGGCTGCTCCTGCGGCCCCGGGGTCACCGGGACACTCAGCCAGTGCCAGGGGGATGCTCAGCATTCCAGGAAAGGACCGGGGGGTCCGGCAGGGGTCAGGGGGTGCTGATTTGGGGGTgcttcccccctgcccccccccggGGCCGGCTACGCCCTGACAGGGTGACACGGGACAGCCGGACCCGCCCGTTCCTCTTCCCCACACCAGGCAGCAGCGGCCGGAGCGCAG GCTCCCGGTGCAGTGGAGGGACCATGGGGctccccgcggccccgctcgtgctgctgctgctgctgctgcgccCCGTGACCCCCGTGTCCACCGTGACCCCCGTGTCCACCGTGTCACCCTGTTGGGCCTTGGTGCCGGACTCTTCCGAAGACCTGAACCTGACCAACAGGAGCCGTGGATGTGCCGAGCTGGACTTGGGGCAGTTCCGCCGGCAGCGCCGGCTGGTGCTGAGACACAACGGCATCGAGGCCCTGAGCCCCGGGTCCCGCCTCGGGCCCggcctggaggagctggaccTGGCGGAGAACCGGCTCCGGGAGCTGCCCGATGGGTTCTTCGACAACGTCACGGCCCTGCGGACCCTGCGCCTGGAGGGGAACCCCCTCCCCGCCGTGCCCCCCGCCGCCTTCCAGCCCACCCTGAGCTCCCTGACCGTGTCCTGCCGCTGCGACGTTCTGGGCACCGTCCTGGCCCCCTGCGCCCGCGCGGGGATCCAGTGCGTCTGCTTCACATCCCACCGGGATTCCTTCAACGTCACGGAATTCCACGGCCGGGAATGCGGGCTCAGCGTGGGGCTGGTGGCCGGGGTGGCCGTGGCGGCCGCTGCGGTGGCCGTGCTGGTGGCCGTGGGCGCTGCCGCGGTTTGTTACCGGCGGAGGAGAGCGGGAGCCCCGGTGGCCGACGTGGGATGGGGGAAGCCGGATCCCGCTGGAAACCTCCGGCAGCCCCGCTACATCAGCCGGGACACCGGCGCCGGCACCGCCGATCTCACCGACGCCCCCGACTACGAGAACGTCTTTGTGAGCCCCGGCACGGCTCCGGCTGCTGCGCAGGGATGGGCTCCGGGATGGCAGGAGCAGCGCTACAG cccccaggtCCTGGTGGATGAGGATTATTTCCTGGAGAGCACGGCCGATCCCGGGGACCAGCCCATCTACGCCAACACCCCGGGCCCCACCGAGGACGTCTACATCATTCCTGACCAGTGA
- the GDF15 gene encoding growth/differentiation factor 15 isoform X1: protein MLPAALLPRTSSPLHHPAPPAPAAGAPPAAAHPAFARELGTNPALKPPVFCRMLRRAMPNALRGVGAALTCLRLLLLLSAVDSRPHTWDQDRFQLEAVKKEILERLGMPAPPVIRRQLDQESIQRAQRLYQQQVAEMARNRSREEEEEAASRTRRLHRLTPTLLRWPDIPEGHQDSHGHRDPRGPYRYHLLLSRTEDFHRQLRVVQAELKLFRQSLSLPGSSVPPRVTIYTLLGAGGTPQLLRSQELDRDSRSLDLTGAIQPWVAGPEATLRLQLDFTANISAALATSVGETLVLEVETQENPGRVARRARGLEEECGKSDGKCCLKSLKVSFQDIGWSDWVIAPNSYYMRFCEGSCPHNYKPASMHAQIKSRVHSLSKAAPPPCCVPAGYDPMVLMHYNSEGRLVSSLFEDMLVTRCHCA from the exons ATGCTTCCTGCAGCGCTCCTGCCTCGCACATCATCCCCTCTCCATCACCCCGCTCCGCCAGCACCGGCTGCTGGAG CACCGCCGGCAGCAGCACATCCAGCCTTTGCACGAGAGTTGGGAACAAATCCTGCCCTGAAGCCGCCGGTTTTCTGCAGGATGCTGAGGAGAGCGATGCCGAACGCGCTGCGGGGCGTCGGGGCCGCACTCACCTGCCTccggctcctgctgctcctctccgcCGTGGATTCCCGGCCCCACACGTGGGACCAGGACAGGTTCCAGCTGGAAGCCGTCAAAAAGGAGATCCTGGAGCGGCTGGGAATGCCGGCTCCCCCCGTCATCCGGCGCCAGCTGGACCAGGAGAGCATCCAGAGAGCGCAGCGGCTCTACCAGCAGCAAGTGGCGGAGATGGCGCGGAACCGGagccgggaggaggaggaggaagccgCGTCCAGGACCCGGCGGCTGCACCGCCTGACCCCCACCT TGCTGCGCTGGCCGGACATCCCCGAGGGGCACCAGGACTCCCACGGACACCGGGACCCCCGCGGTCCCTACCGCTACCACCTCCTGCTGTCCCGCACCGAGGATTTCCACCGGCAGCTCCGGGTGGTGCAGGCGGAGCTGAAACTCTTCAGGCAGTCgctgtccctgcccggctcctCGGTGCCACCGCGGGTCACCATCTACACCCTGCTGGGGGCAGGCGGGACTCCCCAGCTCCTGCGCAGCCAAGAGCTGGACCGGGATTCCCGGAGCCTGGACCTGACAGGAGCCATCCAGCCCTGGGTGGCCGGGCCCGAGGCCACGCTGCGCCTGCAGCTGGACTTCACCGCCAACATCTCAGCCGCCCTGGCCACCTCCGTCGGGGAAACGCTGGTGCTGGAGGTGGAAACCCAGGAGAACCCGGGCCGGGTGGCCAGGAGAGCccgggggctggaggaggagtgCGGGAAGAGCGATGGGAAGTGCTGCCTGAAGTCGCTGAAGGTCTCCTTCCAGGACATCGGCTGGTCGGACTGGGTCATCGCCCCCAACAGCTACTACATGAGGTTCTGCGAGGGCTCCTGTCCCCACAACTACAAACCGGCCAGCATGCACGCCCAGATCAAATCCCGAGTGCACTCCCTGTCCAAGGCCGCCCCCCCGCCCTGCTGCGTCCCCGCCGGCTACGACCCCATGGTGCTGATGCACTACAACAGCGAGGGCAGGCTGGTGTCCAGCCTCTTCGAGGACATGCTGGTCACCAGGTGCCACTGTGCCTGA
- the PGPEP1 gene encoding pyroglutamyl-peptidase 1 isoform X2: protein MATTVTLEKCGHNVGYKGLDNCRFCPGSQCCVEGGPECIDSIIDMDTVCKRVSALGLDVTVTISKDAGRYLCDFTYYTSLYQSRGRSAFVHVPPLGKPYSAEQLGRALQAIIEEMLDVLEHSEDKINCQHEH from the exons ATGGCCACCACTGTCACCCTGGAGAAGTGTGGCCACAACGTGGGCTACAAGGGGCTGGACAACTGTCGCTTCTGCCCGGGCTCGCAGTGCTGCGTGGAGGGCGGCCCCGAGTGCATCGACTCCATCATCGACATGGACACCGTGTGCAAGAGGGTCTCGGCGCTGGGGCTGGATGTCACCGTCACCATCTCCAAGGACGCCGGCAG GTACCTCTGTGACTTCACCTACTACACCTCCTTGTACCAGAGCCGTGGGAGGTCGGCGTTCGTCCATGTGCCTCCTCTGGGAAAACCTTACTCTGCAGAACAGCTGGGCCGGGCCCTGCAGGCCATCATAGAGGAAATGCTGGATGTTTTGGAGCATTCTGAAGACAAAATCAATTGTCAACATGAACACTGA
- the PGPEP1 gene encoding pyroglutamyl-peptidase 1 isoform X1: MEKPRRAVVVTGFGPFGEHAVNASWIAVQELEKLGLRDDVDLHVYEVPVEYQTVQRLIPALWKKHSPQLVVHVGVSGMATTVTLEKCGHNVGYKGLDNCRFCPGSQCCVEGGPECIDSIIDMDTVCKRVSALGLDVTVTISKDAGRYLCDFTYYTSLYQSRGRSAFVHVPPLGKPYSAEQLGRALQAIIEEMLDVLEHSEDKINCQHEH; the protein is encoded by the exons GGTTTGGGCCGTTTGGAGAACACGCTGTGAACGCCAGCTGGATTGCAGTGCAG gagctggagaagctggggctgcggGATGACGTGGATCTGCACGTCTACGAGGTCCCTGTTGAGTACCAGACCGTGCAGAGACTCATTCCTGCCTTGTGGAAGAAGCACAGTCCCCAG CTGGTGGTCCACGTGGGGGTTTCGGGCATGGCCACCACTGTCACCCTGGAGAAGTGTGGCCACAACGTGGGCTACAAGGGGCTGGACAACTGTCGCTTCTGCCCGGGCTCGCAGTGCTGCGTGGAGGGCGGCCCCGAGTGCATCGACTCCATCATCGACATGGACACCGTGTGCAAGAGGGTCTCGGCGCTGGGGCTGGATGTCACCGTCACCATCTCCAAGGACGCCGGCAG GTACCTCTGTGACTTCACCTACTACACCTCCTTGTACCAGAGCCGTGGGAGGTCGGCGTTCGTCCATGTGCCTCCTCTGGGAAAACCTTACTCTGCAGAACAGCTGGGCCGGGCCCTGCAGGCCATCATAGAGGAAATGCTGGATGTTTTGGAGCATTCTGAAGACAAAATCAATTGTCAACATGAACACTGA